In Podarcis raffonei isolate rPodRaf1 chromosome 8, rPodRaf1.pri, whole genome shotgun sequence, the genomic window GGAGATTACTCCTGCAGTTGCTGCTGCCCACTGACTGTgtggctggggctgctgctgccccgtGTTCCTTTTCTGCAGGTCACCTTCCACATACAGCCATATAAAGGGCGCGATGACAACACTCTGCACAGCAACGTGAAATATATCATAGACAAGTAAGTACAGTACTCAGAGGCCCAAAGATGACAACAGCCAGAGTCCAAATGACAAGAAAGTGGCCAATTTGGAAAGCAAAGGGTTAAAAAGATAGGAGAGGCCATTCCTACCCTTGAGAGGCTTGCGTAGAACAAAGGGCCACTTTTGCCTGTGTGAAACCCAAGAACTCAGGGCTGAAGATGAGCGTtgcttatttaataaataaagagtGTTTAAACTGTTAAGTTTTAAGTGCTACTTATTGAATTTGTGACAATCTGCTCTTTTGGCTGGAGAAAAATGGCCCTCATATGAAAACCTAAAAACCTTCAGATACTGGTGATGCGGTCAGGCTGCTGGGCTGGCTGGAAGGGGGAGAAGCTGGCTCTTTACTCAGTCTCCCTGTCAAAGGACCCCAGTGCTGGAGCTCAGCTTGCAATGGGTATAGAGAATCAGAGAAACTGGAAGCAAAGAGGGTAATGATGCAACATTCAGAGCAGGGGGAAACCAGGCAACCTGCCTTCTCTGCTAAGAGCAGGACCAAGTTTCTCTAGGCTGCTTGTGGACTTATAAGGCCAAATGTGGGGCATTAAACAGCCTATTATCTTGGCAGGTATGGAACACATGATGCTTTCTACAGATACAAGACCAGCACGGGCCGGAGGCtgcctttattttatatttatgacTCGTACCTTACGCCACCCGAAGCATGGGCAAACCTGCTCACCCCTTCCGGCTCCCACTCTCTCCGCAACACCCCCTATGACGCCGTCTTCATCGCCCTGCTGGTGGAGGAGGGGCACAAGCACGACATCCTCTCCGCCGGCTACGACGGGTTCTACACCTACTTTGCCTCCAACGGCTTCTCCTACGGCTCCTCCCACCAGAACTGGAAAGCCATCAAGGCCTTCTGTGACTCCAACAACCTCCTCTTCATCCCCAGTGTGGGCCCTGGTTACATCGACACCAGCATCCGCCCCTGGAACAACCACAACACACGGAACAGGGTAAACGGCAAGTACTACGAGACGGCCCTGCAGGCCGCCCTCATGGTGCGCCCGGAGATAGTCTCCATCACGTCCTTCAATGAATGGCACGAAGGCACCCAGATCGAGAAGGCCATGCCCAAGAAGACCCTGACCCGGCTCTACTTGGACTACTTGCCCCACCAGCCGGACATGTACCTGGAACTAACCCGTAGGTGGGCAGAGCactacagcaaagagaaagaacagtgGCTCATGTGAGCAAGCTGTGAAGGGTTGATTCTCCTGGGCACGAAGAGACCCAGAGAGAAGCTGGTAGCCATTCAGGTGGAGGAAGCTGCTCTCAGAGCTGTAAGTTTCTGGAACCTGGGTGAAGAGGGATGAGCTGTGTTTCATGTTGAAATACCTCTTGAGAGGTTTGCtatgctcctgcagggcagcACACTGATATACGACTGTGCAAAACTCCCCAGATATAGTTGGGCTAGTGCTCTTGCAATCCTCCTCACTCCAAGCCCTCAGCTTTCCTTAAAAGAATAAATCTCTTTGCCTGCTACAAGCCAAGAGGACAATTCATTTCAAATCTGAGTTCTGCAGGAGGTGCTAAACTGAACAGCACATCCCTGTTGCTATTCAGTTCCAGGGATATTTATTCCTTCTCTGCTGCCACTGCTACTTAGACCTCTACCCTGTTGCTGCTCCCAGCAAACATAACCCTAcccttattaaaaaaacaaaacctagacAATTTGTGTATGCAGGAAAGTTCTCAGAAACCACATGCTGTATTATGTCTTTGGAATTCCAATGATCAGAAATGCACCCAGTCTTGCAATAAAACAAGAACCTCATTGGCGTTGACATTTATTCCTTCAAGACAGGCAGCAAGAACAGAAAAAGTGATGCCCCAGTGAGCTAATGGGGCATGGAGTTTTGGCGTTTGCTTCAAAAGGAGACTGCTCCTTAATAGCTTGTTGCAGACTTTGGGGAGTGAGTTGTACTGTACTCCAACCTATGAATAGTttgggggctgggctgggctggaaaGACGAGCAAGTGTGCTGTTTGGGCCCCATGCCTGCAGTTCAGGCAAAGTTGCTAAGTGAACTCTACAGTGGTTGCATGGGGAAAATGAGCTAGATTCTCATTTTACCATTAATCCTACACCACTAGGATTATCAATACTGCATGTCACCCTCCAATAGGTAATTTCCCCCCAGTCTTAGAATTCCCCACCCTCCGCATACTAAAGAACATGGAGGCCAACATGCACTAGGTTTCCATTTTAATGATATTGGTCAAAAGCGCAGCCTGTTGCTTGCCCGCCAGTGGCTGGTCTGGTCTCTGTTTTCAGAAGAGCTGGGTTCAAGGCAGTTTGGTCCCCCCCTGGTCACAGGCAAGCTCCACCTACCAGGGCCCCTCAAAATGCATCTTCCTGCTTTTCTATACACTCCATGATTGTCAGCTGCACTGTCTTGTTCAAATGCTTCAACCCCTCCAGGCCAAGTGTTCAAGGGATAGAGAGGACAGACTTCCTAAAAGGGAGGGATACTTAGGCACAGAAGTGTGTGCCCCTCCCTAAATCCGAAAGGAAATGCCAGGAAGGAGAAAATACTTCGCCCCCATCAGGGCCAGATCCTTCTGGAGTCACAGAAGTCGACTGGGAAAGGAAGGGAGGCTCCCTTTGCACCCAAGAAGGGCAGAGTTATACTTTCCAGAACAAGGCTCTTGCAAACAGCTTCCTGATATGTCACACACCATCTACTTGCCCAGAGACTGTGTGAGTTGACCACATATAGGCAGATCAGCTGTCAGGCCATACTTGACTGCCAGGATCTCAACGGTCTGAATAAGTGcactgcagaaaagaaaagaaggagtaAGATGCTGGGGACAAGATCTGCATTGTTTACAGCTTAATATTCTTGAATGCTAATTTAGCATCATCCGTGTGTTAAATGCAAAGTCAAAATAGGAGGTTTGACCCAATTTACAAGGCACTCCACCTGCAGGAGTAAGCAGGTGTGCTTCTGGGAATCATTTGCAGCAGGAGCCTGCCTCCTTTAggaccaccaccacacacaccccaaggacCACTGTCCTAGGGCTAAATAGTTCCATCCTATTCAGAGAAAGACAACTCTGCAGCCTACAAACGCCACTCAGGTGGAGAGGAGGCTGTGTGAGGCTTACCATCCTCCCCGGATGATCTTGAACTTGCCAGGAACAGAAAGGTCAATCACGGTAGAGCCTAGGCGGGACTCTGGTCTATGGATGTCCCCAGTGGGGCCCCCATCAATTACAAGTGACAGGTGAGGCCAGAGTTCTTGGAACTCCTGAAATATAAAAGAAGAGCGTAAGAGCTTAGCAGGCTCCTGAGCCAGTGTGCACCACAAGATGCTAATAGCCAACAACCACAGAGAAAAGGGTACCATAAGCTCTTGCTTAGACACACAGTGGCTTTACCCTCTGAGAGGAGCAAGCCAATTAAAACAAAATGGAACATAATGCCCTTCCCTGGGGACTTGGAGAGCCGCCCAGGCTTCCATTATCATCCCGTCCTACAGGTTTCAAGCAGCCCTTACCGTGACTGTGAGGGAGCTCGCCCCCTGACTGATGTTTGCGCTTGTTAAGGCCAGAGGGCCAGCACACTCCCTGGCCAGCTCCCTGATGAACCAGTGACTGGGGATGCGGACACCAACTAACTGTGACAAaagcggggtgggggagaggaagagatgaATGAGTACCACTACTTACTTTTAGCTTTTATGTATATATAGTTTTAAAAGGCAAGATATTTATACATGCATGTATATGAAAGCATGCATACATATACAGTATATGCCCCACTTTCCACTGCACAACAGCATTCAGGATAGCTTACAGTGAAGTCCAACACAAGTTAAATTCAGTAAAAAAAAACGTAAGAGGGCAGGTGTAGCAAATAAGACAAGAAGTTCATCTACCAAAATACAGGAAACCCCTTAACACACTAAattaaatgcctgctggaataagaatataaaaaggcTAGGCAACAGAAAGGGGGATCAACAAATTTCCTAATGCACAGACACAGAGAAAATCCTAAGTAGTCAGGCCTCCACTACTACCACCAGGTCATGAAGAGCATCCCTAGCAGATCTTGTGGGCAGGTTGGTATGGAGATTTCCCCACTCTGCACTGTGAGAAGAACAACCCACATACACCCCTGCTCATTTGAATAGGACAGGAAGTAGGAATCTGTTGCACCTTTATCCCACCCATCTCAGAATGCAGCCACCCCTCCCAGGCCACATAACTAAGTGAAACTAAAACAGGAAAAGAAGTAGCCATGCTTAGCTTGAGACTTGCAGTCCGgcaatagctttaaaaaaaataatcccgaGGAAAATTAAAATCTCCACTAATATTCCCAACCAATCAGATTTGCCTTTTAGCCTGGAATGGAGGAAGGTCCACTCTGATGTCAACCTAAGAGCACACCCAACTGGTAAGCACCCTATTGGGAAACTGGGAGCTCTCCAAAAGGTAAAAGGGTCTCTATAGAACTTGCTAGCCAAGACTCACAGGGGTGAAGGGGTTCAAGTCTTTGTTGAGGGTGTCTGAGCGCTCCAGGACCAGCGTCACTGGCCCAGGAAGGAGTTCCTGCAGCAGCTTGTCAGGCACGCAAACGTTACAGTACCTACAAAAGGGGAAGGAGAAAGTATGCACAAGGTGAGCCCATCCTCTGTCACGCAGCCAAAGGCAAGCAAAAGGGGCAGAAGCGGCCGGGGGCCCTATCCACCGACTTCCCTGCTTCGccgaaggaaggaggaggagaggcggggGGAGGGCCACCCCCCCATTGCAAGACCCCCACCTCCTTCGTCGACCCCGCCGCACCTGTAGACGTGCTCGACGTCGGCGAGGCAGATAGCGAGGGGCTTATTGGCGGCGCGGCCCTTCAGGCGGTAAACGGCCCCCAGCGCCCGCGAGTCCTGCGCCAGGCAGGCCACGCCGTAGACCGTGTCGGTGGGCAGCGCCACCAGGCCGCCCGCGCGCAGCGCGGACGCCGCCGCCAACAGCGCCGACTGACGGTCCGGCCCGGAAGCCGGCAGAGGCATCGGCAGGGGGACCCTCGCCATGGCCGACAGTCCAGGAGCGGAAGGTGCGCCCTCCTCAGAAGCAgcagccccgccgccgccgctccaaGGTCTGACAGGGAAGGACGAGGAGCACCAGCAACGCCGGAGCCTCAGACGAAGCAGGAGAGGCGCTCTGTACATGCGCAGAAGGAAGGGCGAAGCGAAGGGGTCCCTCTTTGGCCAGCGGCTCAGCCAGTCAAGCGAACACGACGACGCTCGCCGCTTCGCCGATCCCCTCCATCCGCCTGGCGCTGCTGCCTCGCACGGGGACACTTCCTGTGTCGCAAGCCGCGGCCATGACGCAACTTCTGCCCCGCGCCGGCTATCGGGGCGGAAGGAGTGGCGGCGCCGTCGCCCAGGACGAAGCCAAGGGAGGTGATAGTCCTAGAGAGTCCCGGGCAAGCACTGCTTCCGCTCCTTACAGGAAGTTTTGGCTCTGCGAGAGCCCCCGGACGCCAATTGCAGACCATAGACGTGTGAAGTGGTAGACTGACCTCGCCTTGGCTTTCCCAGGGGACAGAGTCCGCCTATGTGTCTCGTTGCCCGAGGCGTGCTAAGAGGCTCGCCACTCTGCGGCTGCGCAGTTGCTTTCTTCTCCTGCTAGCCGGGTGGAGCTCCGAGAACCGGACTGGGTTGGGGGGCTGCGGAGGCACGACCCCTCCCCACACGCGCCATCCTGGACAGAGGGGCTGGGGGACGTGGAGCCGTCTGAGACAGACACGCGCCGCAAGCGGCCGTTGTAATTAGTAACATAATAGTTGCTGTAAATAAAAGGTGGAGGATGCTTTGTCGCAGCCTAACACCCCAACATTTGCAGTTGTTattattaactattattattaataggtgCTAAGAATAtaagtattatttattaatattattaatattgatACAAAGTTATTAATATAAGTGTCCAAAGGAGAGAGCAGCCAAGCAGCATAAACAAGCAGCAACCGAGGCAGCTGAGAGAAGCGTTTGCCCCCTTAGGCTCATCCTAGTGCTTGggcaaaggccccccccccccagtttcaccCAGGTTTCTCCTCAGCGCTAGTCaaacaggagagagagggagcattCTCTAAATGGggcgccaccacagagaaggctccaCCCTGTCTCATCGGCTGATCAGGTTTGCCCTCGCAGGACACACAGTGAAAATtaagagcccatctagtccagcatcctcttcccacaatagccagccaggtgcctgtgggagaaGCCCTCTACAATGCATTACAGTAGCCCAGTCACCAGCTTTCTAGGGCATGGGACATTGTGGGATGCACTAACCCTGTCCACAAACTAAAGATGGAATACCTCACTTGGGGCAATGCCACTCTTCTGGGTCTTGGGTCAGCTAATTATTGGAAGCTACCACTTCCTCCTAAACCTCAGCTCAGGCAGAATGGAGCACTGCATTCTTGCCTTCTCCAGTACATTGAAACACAAGCAGCTGCATTATCCCAAGTCATACttttggtccatttagttcaagATTGTCTTAAGTGCGTCTTCGGAATCTCAGGGAAGCCTTTACATAACTTCACCTGAAAATACCAGAAATTGAACACCAgggactttctgcatacaaagtgTGTGCTCTGTCACTAAGCTAAAACCTGTTGAAAATAATTCCCATCACCTCCAGAAATGATTCCTCCAAAGGCACCAGATTTAAATAAGCATTTAATTAGGATCCCAGTGGTATTAATATTGCTTtcaattaaaaaattaatttccaCTTCCTTGCAGGTATTTCAAAGTACGATATTAATTTTATACAAAATGGAGCAGTTAAGCAAACACGGTTATTTCACATTTTACATTCTTCAAAAATACAAATTCATGTTTATGCTTCTGGGGTTTTGGAGAGGCTCTTCCTTTGGAAGTACTGTACCTGTAACTAACATCTTCACATCACTCAATGCAAGGACATTTGTTCCCATGTTTCAGTTAAATTAAATTTGtttaaacacaaaacacatactcCTGAGAGAAACTGGCAACTTCAAATGATCTCCGCTTCACTCCTTGCATAGCTCTGGAATGGAGCCATAGCAATGCCATGTGTTGTTGTGGAGGAAATCCGGGCTAGGAGGGGAGACCCAGAAAGGCACTTTGCAAAAGTTACCCGAGAGCCTTTGGGGGCCTCCAGTTACACCACTCTAGGGCACAAGCCCACACCCCATGTGGGAAGGTGGCAGTTATGGGAAAGGGGCTTTAAATTCCCCCTTGTGCaaggtttttctcccccccccaccacctcTATCGCACACATGCAGTGTTAACAGATGGTGACATCTCCCTACCCGCAGTGACTGGGAAAGAGGCAGCCTAAACCCTCTCTCAGGTACCCCAGGAACCTTAACTTCTGTCTCTGCCAGAATGAATGGCAGCTCCTTCCCATTTCCCCACAAAAAAGAGCATTTGGAAAGACACAACACTGCAGAGCAAAGGAATGAGCCATTTCTATTAACagattgcagaagaagaaaaattaaaataTCTCCCTGGGCTTTACCAGTGAAGTTCATATGAGGGGAACAAAAAGCCAAAACACCCATTTGTTAAGGAAAGTAGAAACTGCATTTCCTTGAAAGTGTCCACTGCATAGAAACCATTTTTGGCCAGCATGCATACGACTAAGAAGACAGTGTGGGCTACACACCGTTtccacaaacagacacacacacacacacacacacacacacacacacacacacacacaccctacataaATATCCAGTTTCCTTGGCATTTCTCAGTGCAGAACCAGAGTCCAAACCTCCAAATGAAACAATGTAAGATGGAAAAAGTTGAAAAGTCAGCTCTCAACCCAGCTACACGGGATGCTTAtttaaacaacaaaaacccaaaacTGGAGACACAATTTCTAAAAGACATAAAGGAGAAATAATACTccgataaaaaaaaagaaaaatccagagTGTGTAATGTTAAAAAGAATAAGCTTTTCCTTTTGTGGTCTTGCAGAGGGTAGCTAGCAGGCAATGCAGTTGCCTCTTTCTGTGTCTCTTTATTTCTCAAGAGTAGGTTCTCTCGTTGGCACCTTTAGCATTTTGAATAGCTCACTTCTACAGATCAATCACTAGCAATGTGCTTGGAGAAGGTGCCAGAGGAAAATACCACTCCTTTTTGGGAAATGAAGGGTTTTTCCAGTTTTGCAGTAGAGACCCTTGCAGTGCAGTAAGGCAGGAATGTGACATCCACCCTAGAAGGTGCTGCATGCCAATGTAAGGACAGCTTGCATCTGCCTCCCTGCCCTCCACTTCCCTCTCTGGGGCATTCAGAAGACAAGGATGGCAGCTGCGACCCTATGAATGTATTCAACTGTAACCAAAGTCACCTCGGAATGAGTGAGTGACCCAACCTGATTCCATTCAGTTCAGGCTCCTAGTGGAAGTTTTGCATAGACTGGACATTTGCTTAAAACATGCATAAGTCTGAAGAAGGCAGAGCACACAGCTTAGCCAGTTCCCACATCAATTCTGTTAATCTCACACGCACGCACATGGACACGCATTGGACGCACACACAGAGCATATGAGGACGCCACGCCTAGCTACACATATTGCACAGAGGTTAAGTGCTCTTTTTGCGTAACCAC contains:
- the YRDC gene encoding threonylcarbamoyl-AMP synthase; the encoded protein is MYRAPLLLRLRLRRCWCSSSFPVRPWSGGGGAAASEEGAPSAPGLSAMARVPLPMPLPASGPDRQSALLAAASALRAGGLVALPTDTVYGVACLAQDSRALGAVYRLKGRAANKPLAICLADVEHVYRYCNVCVPDKLLQELLPGPVTLVLERSDTLNKDLNPFTPLVGVRIPSHWFIRELARECAGPLALTSANISQGASSLTVTEFQELWPHLSLVIDGGPTGDIHRPESRLGSTVIDLSVPGKFKIIRGGCALIQTVEILAVKYGLTADLPICGQLTQSLGK
- the MANEAL gene encoding glycoprotein endo-alpha-1,2-mannosidase-like protein; this translates as MVRLRRRACLALFLCALFVLGALLALRTLKPPPDDPRRRRFPGPWPEEKEAKEAPAPADSPAPPVGAQPPPDRDAPSVSSSLHVFYYTWYGTPRFDSRYLHWDHVMVPHWDPKISASYPKGRHSPPEDIGASFYPALGPYSSRDPAVLEEHMRQLRAAAIGVMVLSWYPPGLADDNGEPSESLVPFILDAAHRYAIQVTFHIQPYKGRDDNTLHSNVKYIIDKYGTHDAFYRYKTSTGRRLPLFYIYDSYLTPPEAWANLLTPSGSHSLRNTPYDAVFIALLVEEGHKHDILSAGYDGFYTYFASNGFSYGSSHQNWKAIKAFCDSNNLLFIPSVGPGYIDTSIRPWNNHNTRNRVNGKYYETALQAALMVRPEIVSITSFNEWHEGTQIEKAMPKKTLTRLYLDYLPHQPDMYLELTRRWAEHYSKEKEQWLM